TCGTTCCTGTTTTTTATCAAAAAGGCTTCAAAACGATATCTGTATTCCTTCATTTCGCCGAGGTTGAGGCTTCCTATTTTCCCCTTGGCCAGAATTATCGTTGCAACCAGGTTTGGCATTAACTCCTCAAGTTCTCTGTTCCTCTCGTAGGCCACTTCATCAATAATCACGAGAGGACTTTCGCCAAGGGTTGCCATTATGTCGTCGGGTTTCACAAAAAGTCTCGGGCTCAGGAAACTGGCCTTTTTTAGCAGAAAGTGTTTCTCCGCCCACCTTGGAATAGGATTAACCCTTTTCAGCATGGCCTTCGTTGGGGGAACGTAGTAGGCCAGCCCGGACTTTGGAAAAGCGAACTTGAAGTCAATACCCAGGAAGTCGTCGTCGAACTCCTCCCACCTCTCCTTCTTGAGCTTAAGCTCCCTGGGTAGGAGGGAGTAGATATACTTCAGACCCTCCCAGAGGGAGATAACCGGGCGTTTGCTCTCCCCTTTAAAGGCCGAGAAGGTAATTCCCTCGCTCCAGTTTTCAACCCCTATCACCGTCGGAGCGTTGAGGAGGGCGTAGATTATTCCCTTCTGGAGCTCATAGTTTGCATAGATTGTGCTGGAAATCAGGTTCTCAAGCTCGTTCCTGCTCAGGGCATAGTCTTTGTATTTGGTCCATCTGGTCTCGTAGGGAATTTCTTCAAGCTCAAAAACATGAAGGAGTCTCATGTTTCCGTAGGGATAGGCGTCGAGAACTCCCTTAACCATAACGTACGACCCGGAGTAGAGCCTACCCTTAACTCGCGTTTTCTCGTCTATTCTGAGCACTAGATACGCTTTCAGCCGGCTCCTCTTTGCTTCCTCTGGGGTTAGGGGCGAGAGGAGGTAATAAACAGCGTCTTTCGGTGCATTGGGTGGCTGTCTGAGGAGTAAAAAGCCGTCAATCTCGATTTCTTCTCCGTTTTTTCTTGAGATTTTCCTAAGGAAATCCTTAACCCTAACACTTGGAGTGAGGGGTTCCCTATGCTCTTCTCTCAATAGTTCGAGTAGCTCCTCCATCGACTCTTAAAGAACCGCAAAGTTTATAAAGCCATCTCTAAAGGTGTTACTGGCACGGCGGTCATAGCGGCGGGGTTACACCCGGTCTCGTTTCGACCCCGGAAGTTAAGCCCGCCAGCGTTCCCGGGTGTACTGCCCTCCGAGAGGGGGCGGGAAACCGGGAACGCCGCCGGCCACTATTCATGTGCCCGGGTGGTGTAGCCCGGCCTATCATACGGGACTGTCACTCCCGTGACCCGGGTTCAAATCCCGGCCCGGGCGCCATACAATTATCATGTTGCAAGCGCTGGCAGGGTATAGATGATTTTCTTATGTAAATTTTAAGCTCGAGTTTGTTGTGTTTCCCATGAAAGACCCTAAGTTAAAATCGTCTGAGGAGTTACACTCAGAAGGACTTAACCAGCCTTCGCGTTTAAAATTAGAACCCAATTTTTGCATTTTAATCCGTTAATCGTTCACTGATATTCCAACTCAATTTCAGCAATTGCCGAAAGGCTTATAATCTATTATGGATAGTAACGAACATGCTGGAGAAGGAAAAGGAAGCCCTCGCCAAGAGAATCGCCGGGGAAATCACCCTCTCCTCAGACCCTGGAAAGACAATGCGGAAGTGGCGTGAAATATTTGGAATCAGCCAGACAGAGCTTGCCGAGTACCTTGGTGTTTCCTCTTCGGTCATTAGCGACTACGAGGGCGGAAGAAGAAAGAGTCCCGGCGCTTCTACAATCCGGAAATTTGTAGAGGCCCTCCTTGAGATTGACGAAAGGCGCGGTGGTAACGTCATACGGGCATTCAGCAAGACAATTGAGGGTGAACTTCCCACGAGTGCGATACTAGACATAAGAGAGTTCGCGGTTCCGGTTAAGATTTCTGACGTTGTCGAAGCCGTTCGCGGTGAAGTTGTCGCAAACCCCCATCTCCTCGACAGGAGGATATACGGCTACACCGTCGTTGACAGTAT
This genomic stretch from Thermococcus sp. harbors:
- a CDS encoding helix-turn-helix domain-containing protein, yielding MLEKEKEALAKRIAGEITLSSDPGKTMRKWREIFGISQTELAEYLGVSSSVISDYEGGRRKSPGASTIRKFVEALLEIDERRGGNVIRAFSKTIEGELPTSAILDIREFAVPVKISDVVEAVRGEVVANPHLLDRRIYGYTVVDSIRAILEMSSEEFLKLYGWTTERALVFTKVTTGRSPMIAVRVQGLKPAVIVLHGVKRLDELAVKLAERERVPLVVSKASSETELINNLRKLVEKTEKEF